A single region of the Marmota flaviventris isolate mMarFla1 chromosome 10, mMarFla1.hap1, whole genome shotgun sequence genome encodes:
- the LOC114105336 gene encoding LOW QUALITY PROTEIN: upstream-binding factor 1-like protein 1 (The sequence of the model RefSeq protein was modified relative to this genomic sequence to represent the inferred CDS: deleted 1 base in 1 codon) yields MASYHSQGCWSDKNILRLLENIENNIQCNDNETFKTTLSNMDWEKIAFNHFSAEMCKGKWLEISRKLRKLRTLKELVLEAKECVKIPTKAKKYDKHPDFPKKPLTAYIRFYKENWAEYSQELPELNNKELTKILTEKYKQLPEEIKQKYIEDFQKEKREFEANLACFKENHPDLAQVSKTSDVYKRCQTKARKKLQGNVKNVRSLTETDGFSKKVKFHGEPKKPPMNRYHKFHQDSWSSRELQHLRLRERMVEIGRRWQHVPQSMKEQYERQAEELQKQYRVDLDLWLMSLSPKEYATYKETSYGKRKNITNAGGPSPKFKRIDQQSPSAESLQEGLEKKEGLKSPGRDSLDTTQMAIN; encoded by the exons ATGGCATCATACCACAGCCAAGGCTGCTGGTCAGACAAAAACATTCTGAGGTTACTGGAAAATATAGAGAATAATATCCAATGCAATGATAATGAAACATTCAAGACAACCCTTTCAAATATGGACTGGGAAAAAATAGCTTTTAATCATTTCTCTGCAGAAATGTGCAAAGGCAAATGGTTAGAGATTTCTCGTAAATTGAGGAAGTTACGTACATTGAAAGAATTAGTTCTGGAAGCCAAAGAATGTGTTAAAATTcccacaaaa gcaaaaaaatatgaCAAACATCCAGACTTCCCCAAAAAACCCCTGACTGCTTACATCCGCTTCTACAAGGAGAATTGGGCTGAGTATTCCCAAGAGCTCCCTGAGCTGAACAACAAGGAGTTGACCAAGATCCTGACTGAGAAATACAAGCAGCTTCCAgaagaaataaagcagaaatatATTGAGGATTTTCAGAAGGAGAAACGGGAATTTGAAGCAAACCTGgcttgttttaaagaaaatcaccCTGATCTAGCTCAGGTCTCCAAAACATCTGATGTCTATAAGAGATGCCAAACCAAAGCCAGAAAGAAGTTACAAGGAAATGTAAAAAATGTGAGATCTCTAACAGAAACTGATGGATTTTCTAAGAAGGTGAAATTTCATGGAGAGCCCAAGAAGCCTCCCATGAATAGATACCACAAATTTCATCAAGATTCATGGTCTAGTAGGGAGCTGCAACATTTGCGCCTGAGGGAGCGCATGGTAGAGATTGGGAGGCGCTGGCAGCATGTCCCACAGAGCATGAAGGAACAATATGAAAGACAGGCTGAGGAGTTGCAGAAACAGTACAGGGTGGACCTGGACCTCTGGCTCATGAGTTTGTCACCAAAGGAGTATGCCACCTACAAAGAGACTAGCTATGGGAAGCGTAAAAACATAACCAATGCAGGAGGCCCAAGCCCCAAGTTCAAACGAATAGACCAACAGTCCCCATCAGCTGAAAGTCTTCAAGAAGGCCTTGAAAAGAAGGAGGGACTGAA